A genomic window from Salvelinus namaycush isolate Seneca chromosome 5, SaNama_1.0, whole genome shotgun sequence includes:
- the LOC120048669 gene encoding carcinoembryonic antigen-related cell adhesion molecule 5-like isoform X12 encodes MDFHHSTSLTVYLLSILGYCAGQDALPSGPVNGTLGGNVIFKTTINPTTLFAISWTFGEPPVSVVDFVSSAGSVIGVGYVGRISLDNSTGSLELRKLTLIDSGTYRVSLRTADVIQVGSTSLIVYETISNVTLRANVIDLMELNDTVIFSCSVSSGSSPFSYRWLNGSSEVTARYGIQLGDGGRTLTIANVTRYDQGPYRCIVSNPVSSKPSQNLTLIISYGPENTTMKVTPLDVLYGSGSNLTLSCSAESSPSAQFQWLLNGTLLSNNGPELRLENIQANQSGSYSCWAHNTRTLRYQISEPSDITVLEPISGANITTTPNSSIIEGGSVNLTCDASGAIITREWMKDGHPLSAGGNIIISEDKRVLSINPVKRTDSGEYRCRVSNPISTANAKHGLIVNYGPDGMEIMGPSEIEVGQKITLTCSADSIPTSSYTWVLNGTEIPGHSPEFTKEKSEYSDSGDYTCTATNNVTGNKTSVVHKLSVKTEGSLSQGLSAGAIAGIVIGVLLVLGVAVGVAVYFMKIKGR; translated from the exons GATATTGTGCTGGTCAAGATGCACTTCCATCTGGACCTGTGAATGGAACATTGGGAGGAAATGTGATTTTCAAAACCACCATCAATCCAACCACACTTTTTGCAATCAGCTGGACTTTTGGTGAACCCCCTGTCTCCGTTGTTGACTTTGTCAGTTCTGCAGGTTCTGTGATCGGAGTGGGATATGTTGGTAGGATCAGTCTGGACAATAGCACTGGATCTCTGGAGCTCAGGAAACTGACCCTGATTGACAGTGGGACATACAGAGTGAGCCTAAGAACGGCTGATGTTATTCAGGTGGGATCTACTTCACTGATTGTCTATG AGACCATTTCAAACGTGACCCTGAGGGCCAACGTCATTGATCTAATGGAACTGAATGACACTGTCATTTTCTCCTGCTCTGTGTCCTCTggctcctcccccttctcttacCGCTGGCTGAATGGCAGCTCTGAGGTCACAGCCAGATATGGAATTCAGCTTGGTGATGGAGGCCGTACTCTCACCATAGCCAATGTGACCCGGTATGACCAGGGGCCATACAGGTGTATTGTGTCCAACCCCGTCAGCAGTAAACCCAGCCAGAATCTAACCCTCATCATCAGCT ATGGTCCAGAAAACACCACAATGAAGGTGACCCCTCTAGATGTACTGTATGGATCAGGGTCAAACCTCACCCTGTCCTGCTCAGCTGAGTCCAGTCCGTCTGCCCAGTTTCAGTGGCTTCTGAATGGAACACTGCTGTCCAATAACGGACCAGAACTCAGGCTGGAGAACATCCAGGCCAATCAGAGTGGTAGCTACAGCTGCTGGGCCCATAACACCAGAACCCTGAGGTACCAGATATCTGAGCCCTCTGACATCACTGTGCTGG AACCAATATCTGGTGCTAACATCACAACTACCCCAAACTCTTCAATCATCGAGGGAGGCTCTGTGAACTTAACCTGTGATGCTTCTGGCGCCATCATCACCAGAGAGTGGATGAAAGATGGTCACCCTCTGTCTGCTGGTGGCAACATAATCATCTCTGAGGATAAGAGAGTGCTGTCCATAAACCCTGTGAAGAGAACAGACAGTGGAGAATACCGGTGTAGAGTCAGCAACCCCATCAGCACCGCTAATGCTAAACACGGTCTCATTGTAAACT ATGGACCTGATGGTATGGAAATAATGGGTCCATCTGAAATAGAAGTAGGACAGAAGATTACATTGACCTGCTCTGCTGACTCCATACCGACTTCTAGTTACACCTGGGTGCTTAACGGGACAGAGATACCTGGACATTCACCTGAGTTCACTAAAGAGAAGAGTGAATACTCTGACAGTGGGGATTACACCTGTACAGCAACAAATAATGTCACTGGAAACAAAACATCTGTGGTCCATAAACTGTCAGTAAAAA CGGAGGGCTCTCTATCTCAGGGTCTGTCTGCTGGTGCCATTGCTGGGATTGTGATTGGAGTATTGTTGGTTTTGGGAGTGGCAGTTGGTGTGGCGGTCTACTTCATGAAGATAAAGGG CAGGTAA
- the LOC120048669 gene encoding carcinoembryonic antigen-related cell adhesion molecule 5-like isoform X11, which yields MDFHHSTSLTVYLLSILGYCAGQDALPSGPVNGTLGGNVIFKTTINPTTLFAISWTFGEPPVSVVDFVSSAGSVIGVGYVGRISLDNSTGSLELRKLTLIDSGTYRVSLRTADVIQVGSTSLIVYETISNVTLRANVIDLMELNDTVIFSCSVSSGSSPFSYRWLNGSSEVTARYGIQLGDGGRTLTIANVTRYDQGPYRCIVSNPVSSKPSQNLTLIISYGPENTTMKVTPLDVLYGSGSNLTLSCSAESSPSAQFQWLLNGTLLSNNGPELRLENIQANQSGSYSCWAHNTRTLRYQISEPSDITVLEPISGANITTTPNSSIIEGGSVNLTCDASGAIITREWMKDGHPLSAGGNIIISEDKRVLSINPVKRTDSGEYRCRVSNPISTANAKHGLIVNYGPDGMEIMGPSEIEVGQKITLTCSADSIPTSSYTWVLNGTEIPGHSPEFTKEKSEYSDSGDYTCTATNNVTGNKTSVVHKLSVKTEGSLSQGLSAGAIAGIVIGVLLVLGVAVGVAVYFMKIKGLSPIPTA from the exons GATATTGTGCTGGTCAAGATGCACTTCCATCTGGACCTGTGAATGGAACATTGGGAGGAAATGTGATTTTCAAAACCACCATCAATCCAACCACACTTTTTGCAATCAGCTGGACTTTTGGTGAACCCCCTGTCTCCGTTGTTGACTTTGTCAGTTCTGCAGGTTCTGTGATCGGAGTGGGATATGTTGGTAGGATCAGTCTGGACAATAGCACTGGATCTCTGGAGCTCAGGAAACTGACCCTGATTGACAGTGGGACATACAGAGTGAGCCTAAGAACGGCTGATGTTATTCAGGTGGGATCTACTTCACTGATTGTCTATG AGACCATTTCAAACGTGACCCTGAGGGCCAACGTCATTGATCTAATGGAACTGAATGACACTGTCATTTTCTCCTGCTCTGTGTCCTCTggctcctcccccttctcttacCGCTGGCTGAATGGCAGCTCTGAGGTCACAGCCAGATATGGAATTCAGCTTGGTGATGGAGGCCGTACTCTCACCATAGCCAATGTGACCCGGTATGACCAGGGGCCATACAGGTGTATTGTGTCCAACCCCGTCAGCAGTAAACCCAGCCAGAATCTAACCCTCATCATCAGCT ATGGTCCAGAAAACACCACAATGAAGGTGACCCCTCTAGATGTACTGTATGGATCAGGGTCAAACCTCACCCTGTCCTGCTCAGCTGAGTCCAGTCCGTCTGCCCAGTTTCAGTGGCTTCTGAATGGAACACTGCTGTCCAATAACGGACCAGAACTCAGGCTGGAGAACATCCAGGCCAATCAGAGTGGTAGCTACAGCTGCTGGGCCCATAACACCAGAACCCTGAGGTACCAGATATCTGAGCCCTCTGACATCACTGTGCTGG AACCAATATCTGGTGCTAACATCACAACTACCCCAAACTCTTCAATCATCGAGGGAGGCTCTGTGAACTTAACCTGTGATGCTTCTGGCGCCATCATCACCAGAGAGTGGATGAAAGATGGTCACCCTCTGTCTGCTGGTGGCAACATAATCATCTCTGAGGATAAGAGAGTGCTGTCCATAAACCCTGTGAAGAGAACAGACAGTGGAGAATACCGGTGTAGAGTCAGCAACCCCATCAGCACCGCTAATGCTAAACACGGTCTCATTGTAAACT ATGGACCTGATGGTATGGAAATAATGGGTCCATCTGAAATAGAAGTAGGACAGAAGATTACATTGACCTGCTCTGCTGACTCCATACCGACTTCTAGTTACACCTGGGTGCTTAACGGGACAGAGATACCTGGACATTCACCTGAGTTCACTAAAGAGAAGAGTGAATACTCTGACAGTGGGGATTACACCTGTACAGCAACAAATAATGTCACTGGAAACAAAACATCTGTGGTCCATAAACTGTCAGTAAAAA CGGAGGGCTCTCTATCTCAGGGTCTGTCTGCTGGTGCCATTGCTGGGATTGTGATTGGAGTATTGTTGGTTTTGGGAGTGGCAGTTGGTGTGGCGGTCTACTTCATGAAGATAAAGGG CTTGTCTCCCATACCAACAGCCTGA